In the genome of Halorubrum sp. CBA1229, the window TGAGAATGGTAACCGGCGGCCGGAAGTATCCAGATGTCGTCGTGAGCGCGGACGCCGAGTTATTGCGCGACCGACTCTACGACACCCATACCGCGTGGGATATCTCGTTCGCGTCGAACGCTATCGGGATCGCTTATGCCCCAGACACGCGGTTTGGGGAACGGCTAGAGGCGGGCGATCCCTGGTATGAAATCGCACGCGACGCGGACGACGGCGACCTTGCGATAAGCGATCCCAATCTCGATCCCCTCGGATACCGTGCCGTCCACGCGTTCCAACTAGCCGAGCAGGAACACGAATTCGATAGCTTTGCCGAGGACGTCATGAACGCAGCGTACCAGGAGCCAGAGGAACCGCAACTACTCGCCGGCGTTGAGACTGGGAACCGCGCTGCCGCGGTTGTCTACCGGAACATGGCCGCTGACCACGGGTTGCCGTTTCACCCGTTCCCAGAGACGTACAACTTCTCGAACCCAGAGTACGCCGATCACTACGCAGAGGCCTCGTACACGACGGATGAGGGGTACACAGCGACCGGGAGACCGATCGTGTACAATGCGACGGTGCTCGAAAGCGCGGACTCACCAGAGGCCGGACACGAGTTTGTCCGATTGCTCGCGAACGCTGATGACACCTTGCGCGAGAACGGATTTGAGACAGACGGGTTTCCGAGCACGCACGGCGACGTTCCTGCCGAGGTGACGGACGGATGAGCCTCGTCGACGCGACCCGGTCAGTTATAAAC includes:
- a CDS encoding extracellular solute-binding protein encodes the protein MQSRSRRSVLTALAGGGGLGIAGCLGGKDSVAVLAAGSLAILVDDHLGERYESETGVACHGEYYGTNAVMRMVTGGRKYPDVVVSADAELLRDRLYDTHTAWDISFASNAIGIAYAPDTRFGERLEAGDPWYEIARDADDGDLAISDPNLDPLGYRAVHAFQLAEQEHEFDSFAEDVMNAAYQEPEEPQLLAGVETGNRAAAVVYRNMAADHGLPFHPFPETYNFSNPEYADHYAEASYTTDEGYTATGRPIVYNATVLESADSPEAGHEFVRLLANADDTLRENGFETDGFPSTHGDVPAEVTDG